The stretch of DNA AGCGACGATGTTAGATTGCAGTTAGCTCTTAGTCAAAGTCAGCAAGATTTTAAGTTAGTATTCATTATTTTATATCCTTTGATTCCAAAGTCTGTGCATCATAATCGTTGAAGCAAGGTGTCTCTTTTCATTtctggcctaagaaatcaaacaAATTTCAGAGCGCCACAATCGGAGAAACAGAGTCACATGCTGGATCTACTGGATGTAAACTTAGGAGAAGCGAGTGGATCTAGTGTACAAACTGATCCTTGGGGTGTACCAATTACAGCGCCTCCGCCTAGACCACAGGTATGTAATTTTTAATTGAGTGAAAATCACGTGCTCGCTTATTGCATGTTAATACGATATTGCGAACTCTTTGCATGTTGCATAACAGTCATTGGATTTATCTTTGTTTTATACGTTCAAGGTATGTTTTATCAATGCACTGAAGAGCACAAAAATATTGTGTGTCTGTAGCTCAAAATATttggaaaattattattttgataCAGTGACTTTTCATTTACAGCCTCAAAATGATCCATGGAGCGTGCCCTCAGCGAGCAGTACATCTCCTGCAATTGATCCTTGGACTCCAGTTCCGCCGCAAAGACCAGGTActactatttttattttgttatattCTAATGCGTAAAATCTCGATTATCTAATTGATTTAACTCCAGCTACTACGATTGATCCATGGCAAGCATCTGCACCATCGCCTGTACCAGTTACGTCTCCGCCTACGGCGGATCCTTGGTCACCGATACCTTCTACTACCGAAGCAGATACAAGTAAAAAGCAGGTGAAGTATCTTAAAACGAGTTATGCGCGTGCAAGAAGTTTCAGTCAAGATAtttaattcaattattttaatcTGTTGTCTAGGTCGGCCGAGAAGGTGCAACATCCGTTTCTCCGTCTTTTAACAATTCTACTTTAACACAGAATATTGGTTTCGCGCCCCAAACGCCACAAAACATAGGCTTTAATCTGCCAACAACTTCGAGCGCGACTTTCAATAATACAAGTAACGGTTTCAATGGTACCGGGCCtagttttaataatttttccatGGGAAATCAGAACAGTTCAGGGGCTAGTCCATTGAGTGATTTAGATGAATTCGATTTGATCACTAACAGAAATAAGCCTGGGTCTAGTCCACAAACAGCAAATAACGGTACTTCATAATGATTCGATGATTTTAATTGTAACATCTAGAATCTGTTAGAATCTTATATTTCTGATGGAATTATAGGAGGTACGCTATCACCAGATCCATTCGATTTGGGAGGTATGGCTGAAACTCTACCTACAAGTACGGGGGCAGTCAAGAAAACACCGCAGTCGTTCCTGGGGGAGAACTCTGCTCTTGTTAATCTTGACAACCTTGTTAGTGCGTCAGCAATTAAGTCAGCAACATCGACGCCTGCAGGTAACGATATTTATGGATACGAAACTtggcaaatatttttaaattttgaattgaAGCGTACTTGTGAAAAATAGCGTAACtgtcaaaatttgaaattttgaaaatttaaaaatttgaaattttgaatttttgaaaatttgaaattttgaatatttaaaaatttgaaattttgacacTTGCACTATTTTCTACAAGAACGCTTCAATTCTAAAGTTCATGAAATCTGCTGTTTACACAGTTTCATAAATTTGGAATACGAAATTATTGTCAAAAAATTATTCTATTCTAAAATACTTCACGGTAAATGGAAATTTATTTGTAACGCATTCTGTCTACGACATAGCATTTCATTGGGAGTAAATTCGTGAGTATGTACAAATTGGGTTGCAGTATTGCATGAATGCATGATTCGAATGTTATAGTAATTTGACGAAAGTATCAAAATTGTACATATTTCTTCACCATCCTTCTACAGCAAAGACTGATGGTATACTAAAGAAATGTTGATGATTGTTTTGGTGAAACGTAATATTTGATATCGAGATAGTTCTAAAATGTGCAAATAAATATTGGTAATAAATTTTCAGCAACCATGTCATATTCAGCAAACCCATTCGCGACGGCAACACCACCACCACCCCGTCCTTCGATTAATCAGATTCGGCAAGATCCTTGGGCAGCGAACACAACTACTACAGCGAACCCGTTCCTCTCGTAGCTTGGTGATAATCGTTGAAGGCGTCAATCGAAAATCAAGAGCACTGTGGTCTAAAAAGTATTCGAGGTTTTTAGCGGTAACCCTGTACGGTATAAGTTTCTTGCGCGTTATAAAATAGCTTTCTTTCTAAACATAGACGACAAAAACCATTGAAAAATAGTTGGTTCAACATTTCAAAGTAGCGACTACTAATTAAGTGATCTCTTTGGTCTTCAAAAGAGAACGAAAGAACGGAAAAATATACAACGGTAGAATTAAGAGGACACAGCTAATATTAacatttatttctatattaaacCAAGAAAAAATCTatgtttctttttatacaaaaatTCGTGTGTCCGCTAAAATTTAATCGCTTGTACTTTATCGCGTGATGATGATGGTGGATGAAAAAATATCTTATTAAGgaggaaaataaaaagaaaaaagagacgTAATATCATGTTTCAACTTTGAACGCTTACGAGCTCCCAAGGTGTAACTAGATTTTATAAGCACTTTtttcatatatatacatatatagtatATTTTTTAAGTGCGAATCGATTTGGTAATAGGATATAGATCATTGATCGATACTTTCAGTGGGCTAAAGAGTTAAACTAAAAGTGTAACAGATTTGACGTCTGAATTATTTTCGTTGTCTcctgtatttataaatatacgcGTTTTTCTACGGCAAACGAGATCGTGAGACTGTAACCGTGATTTGCAAAAGGTATATTATATCGAACAGGGTTCTTCAATTTGTGTTGTACACTTAACGTGACCTGCATCGACTGTGGTTCGTAAAATATTCATGTAATAGCATGCTCTTTTTAACCGAGAGAATCAACGATAATGTGACACGTTAAACATTCATCTTGTCGAATGAAAAATAAGTTAGGTAACGTCGTTTTACTGATTTACTATGTTTATATTATTAACACCTCGGAGTACTTGCGGACGGAACAGTTAAGCAGTTTTATGATTGCAAAAGTAACTTATAACCATCTTCGCTGTGGAAGATAACACGCGTATGTATGTACAAGATGAATTTAGTTTCGACAATTCGcatatatatttaattattgGTGAATGTTCAATATGCATAAGCTTCGTGCACTGCTGAGATGCAAACGTAAGCGTAACCGATGTGCATTTTTTCCTATCGGCGGAGTCGCTATTTGTTTCAATTGAAGCGTTCTATTACTTTTACGGACACTTGCAATTAACGCGACGATTATGTTGGTTTCTATCAAAAATTCAATGTTCGAGGAGTTTCACTGGAATATTTTCCAagatatgtaaaatatttttattcgttCGACTATGAGATTTAATAAACCAACATGATCTTAGAAGGGTAACGAAGCGCGTTAGCTTTCTTTGTACGCGAAACAATTTACAACTGTACCTTGATTTAtataaagaaaaaagaagaattgtAAATATGTTACAGCATATCGTTCCCCAATTGTCGAGTGTTTTTCCTCTATGCTCATTCGACGTATAGAATATTCCAACGAAACTTGAAAGTGTCTAATCTTTGATTCGTCATTTTTGATTTTCTTCGTTAGAGCAAAATGTTGCTGAGTCCGTTATTTTATATCATGCATTTAAACGAATATAACTGTCCTTGGTGACTACTTTTTATGGAGCATCAATAAGACATTCAATTTTTCAAGATGGTAATCGATAATCAAAATGCATTAACGACCTATTTTAGTGCTACTTTGCTCACAGGTCAATATCCAACTCGGCATTTCCTTTTTTTTATGATATCAACgtattttacaattttatacGAGATAACGGTTTCGTGCGTTTAGCGATTGGCAAACGGGGAACTGTATTTGCCTGCTTACCTCTAAGTGAATTGGGAAAGATAAGTTGCACGATTATAAATTTTGTTATAAGTAAATATCGCTTGAATAATTCCATTGTATTATTCTTCATTAAATTAACAATATCTGTTTCTTTAAGCATTTTCCAAAACGTACTTTGCTTATACAAATTGgaattgtatatttaatgcGTATTTATCCATAACGTTCGCGAAAATATGAAGTTAGTATTATAAGACGATAATGATATTTTGTATTGATTTAACTATTTTTATGATGAGCTCTGTTCTTCAACTATCTTTGCGAATAAGTCACTCAATATTGTTTCCATTCAGtttgttaaaaaattaatagatttCTTATTTGTTTATGTAAAAAAGGATATTTTTCTGTACATGCAGGCTATGATGCACGAGCTTCATTTTTACGCGAACAATGGAACACTGTTTAGTTTTTAGAGTTGGTGTAAGTGCAGAGAAAATTCAAAGGACATTTATAaacaaatattatatattttagtagattattattatattattattattattattattattattactattattattattattactatacaaataaatgtaaaaatttttaatttttctgattaaatatttaatttagaaTTCCCTTGTATGTCTTTTTTctacaataaattattaatagaagactcaaatattaatattcaaGAGAGGAAAAATGAAAGATAAAGCAAACTGCTATCATATGCAACTCACTTTATTTTAAAGAGATGCTTCAGTTGAAGAACTTATAGTAACTGGAGGAAGGAAATATGAGCGTACTTGACTATGTAATTGTGCTACTTCAGGGTCATCTCTTTCTAAAACTCTGAGTAACTGTGCAAACTGAACTGTACCTATGAATGGAAAATAACTATAAAGATAATTATACTATGCGTACATTTGATcactaatgaaaaatatatcagATGCTAAACCTTCTCTTCCTTCTGGAAAACCATAGTTTTTAATAACATCCATTTGAATTTGTACTACAATTGGAAAGACAAATTGCATCATCTTTAGCATTTCATTTCCCGAATTCTCCTTTGCTTCAGAAAGCTTCTGAATATTCTCTGGAGTGTTTAATGCTGTTAAAATGTCTGTTAGAACCGCTAAAAAGAATTCATTGGTTCAACATTCAAATAGGTATGTAAATTGTAGATTTATAACAAATTTTAAATACCTTTAGCAATCTCTGGAGTAAAATTGGGCATAGTGCTCATTGTATTAGCAAATCTGCACAATTTAAATTGACGAAAAAGTTGTTTACAAGCTACTGAAAAACTGTCAGACAAAGTAGGTTAAGACTATTAAATTACTATTTGGAGATTCTTCACTGTGTTCACATAatcttattttataaaaaagcACACTTGCAAAGCCTTTTCGTAACGGCGATCAtttttattccttatatatttattttatttaaactttGTCACTGCTTTCAGAGCACGTCAAAATATGTAAACAAACTGTTCATTCGAGAGGGCGCTAGTCATAAATAAAATTCCATTTTTCAGTCGGGTTCAATGAATTCGTACAATACGAACTGCATTAAAAGCGAAAAAAGTGTGGATCCTGCCTACCCAAAAAATATCAACATATAGAGTTtaaatttttcttaattttttttaataagtcGTAGTGACTTCATTTGTTTTTTAAACAGTGTTTCTTAAAACAGTTTGCTCTTGCGCAACCTTCGTAAACAGACGATTGTTTATCGTAAAGCGACGTGCAGATCAGCTGTCAACAAATTCCGTGTGATATTTTACAGCAGAGTGTATGTAAACAAAACCAGTACTTGGATTGAATAACGTTTGGAAGTTTACAATGAATTCTGATCACGACCAGGCATTCTTACAAATTTTACGGGAAGAGAAGAATATTACTAACTTCCTGGATGCATTTTTTGGATTTCTGTACAGATGGTATGTTATAAGATTGTGCATGTGATATCAAAGTATGTGTTCTTAAATTTATAAGTTTCTATTCAATTACAGCACAGATTTTTATGTTGAATCAGCACCGGATAAGAAGCTAGGATTTCCTCCTGGTATAACAGAGAAACTTGTTTTGAATAGCTTTCGAAAGTGGAAAAATATTTCTAAACTTTGCAGTCAGACAGATGAGTCAAAAGATTTTAGTACTAATACTAAGGCTAATGCTAAGGAACAAGATAAGTCTGTGGTAGTAGAACAAGATTTACCCGTTCCTCAAGTTATAAAGGAAGTGGAAGTTGAAGCaagcaataaaaatgaaacttcAGATAAACAGACTCAGCCAGTTGAGAAGGATAAATCATCAGATAGTTACAATGGAGCAGTGAGAGAAAATTACACATGGTCGCAAACTATTAGTGATCTGGATGTGTTGGTAAAACTACCTAGTAGCATAAAAACATCAAAGGACTTGAGGGTTCACCTAGAttttaaagaaattaaaataGAAGCAAAAACATTAGTACTTGCACAAGGTCAGAGTACAGTAGAACCATGTGATTCTGAATGGACCACAATTTTTATGGGTGAATTTTGTTTCAAAACCCGTAAAGATGAGTCAGTATGGAGTATAGTACCTGGACAACACATTAGTGTGCGTTGAGGCAAGATAAGAAGTAgaagatacaatattctgaaacaGTGTGGCTAGCACATAAGTACAATATAGTATATTTCTCATTTCGTTGTAGATCCATCTTGAAAAAGCCTCAGAGAGATGGTGGGAAGCTTTGATCGTTGGGGAGCCAAAGATCGAATTGAGTAAAATCGATTGCTCAAGAAATTTAGATGACATGGGTGCAGAGGAGCAAATGAAAGTTCAAGAATTGATGTGGAATCATCAGCAGAAGCTTCTTGGCAAGCCAACCTCGGAACAGCTTGTAAGGACAcagataaaatgaaatatataaaGTAAAATTTATAGTAAGAAATGCCTGAAAAATGGAAAATCTTATTTTCAGAAAATGGAGGAAATCTTAAAGAAGGCGTGGAATGCAGAAGGGTCCCCCTTTGAGGGCACACCATACGATCCTTCCGTAGTAAAGTTCAGTTAACGTATTtgctaataaataaaactgtacaTTAAGATAAGAATGCATGTAAATATATGAGTTTCTTAATTGAATCGTAattgtatattaaaaattacaatttGTACATAAAGATCcaaacattaaaaattatttgttcatttaaaaatatatattttaatattttcgacAGTTTATTCAAATTTGTCAAGGCGTAATATCAGGGTAACGGTTGTGaaataaacaaatattttgaaatttttttctaAATCGTTTCACTTCAGTAATTTTCATTACTAccaaattttataaattaaaacatCTACAGATTAATTAACGATGGTTTCTCAAAGACAGATAATTAAGGTCACAGTTCCATTATCCTTGCAAAAATTTCCCTCACACCTGCATGTGTCCGCGATTTCACGAACCCGCAGGTACGCAGGTGGATAATCCATCATCTGTAGGTATCCAATGGATTAACTTATGGCTCAAAATTAATCAATCCCATAGAAACCTGTGCCCCCGCCAAGGTTGCCGCATCAAGTGGTCAGAGATCTGCGGAGGCACGTAGAATGCAAGGAATTCCTCGCTTTTCCCCGGCGTTTGCATCGACCTTATCTCTCTCATAGTGGGATTGTTTGGTAAAGGAACAAGGAAGGAACGCTTCATGGAAGCAAGTAGACAACTACACTGAGAAACTGTTCTCATTTCGTGATGCCACCATCTTCACTGTCTATGACTCAcaaaaaactggtgtactttAGTAGTATGAATACCTGaattttctcaattttcaaaacgTTATACAACCAGGACCAGAGAGGAGAAATATTAACGAAAAAAATATGAAGCTAATCTTAGGGATCCCCTTTCACAACGCTAACATAAAGAACcaaaattcaataatgtgaACTCAGTAAAAAAAAATAGCGAGTGAAGTATTGCCTTTACACAAGTTTGGACCTCAACGCGGACAGTGACGTAGCCCAAGACCCACAGGAAAAGAATCCTTTCTATGCAAGCGTCAAAGTCTCCACTCCTAGGACCCCGAGAGAGTCCCAGGGTGCGTGGAAACACTTGTCGCGTCGGTCGACGAAAGGTAAATCCATTCGTAGGGAACCACCCACGGTTTCATTGTTAGCTGGAGGCCGATCAGACCCAGTGGAACGTGAGAAGAGGGGCGTTGAGCACCGCTGAAGGTAAAACAGAGGTAATATACCTGCTCGGGGCTACATCCATCCCCACCTGGGGTCCGGTTCTCTCTCCTTGGGTCCCAGCTTTCCTCCGAGGTGAGTCGGGCCGTTAGTGTCGTTGTCGTAGGAGAGAATGGTGGTAATGTGTATCGCGGAGTACCGGGGACCCTGAAGGACGTCGAAATCGCCGAGTTAGCAGAAGTCTCTTCTTTTTTCCTCGTTCCAACGCAGTGTGTTCTTAACAGCGACTCGATACAACAACGAATACCCTGGCGATTCCTTCTGGGATCGATTCGTGAACGGTTCGTGACCTGTTTCGTGCGAGATCCCTTTTTTCACGGATGCTACGGCGCCTCGAGGACACGACGACGATCTGTTCTTCGCCAGTAACGTAGCCTGAGGTGCTAGGTGGAACGCTGAGAGTGGAGCTGAAGAAAATCGAGGGGATTTAGACGAAGAAGACGAAGCAGAGAATACCAAGATGCCCTGTTCCGCGGTGACGCTGTCCCTCGCGACCATAACCGGTATCATCGCCACTGGTCTCTTGGCGATCGCCTTTTCTACGGACAACTGGCTCTACACCGAGGTCAAGCGCGCCCAAATCCAGGTTCGTACATCGTTCAATCGACTATCAGTGATTTTTAAGAGGGGACCGGTTACGGAGGAGAGAATCCCAGAGTGCCACGTTGTGCTCGAGAGACCAGCCTCCAGGCTCGCCACTTATTGGTCACTGCGTATCGTTCCTTTCCTTGTTTCTCGTTTTACCAGAGGTGGAAAtgcgtcttttcatcgcgtgccTTCGGGCTGATGGATTGGATGGTTTAATTTGCTCTTGCGTTTCCACGAAGATGAAGGTTGGCTGGTATTCATGGAGTTACGCGGAAAGAATGGCTTCGTGATATTTTCGTAGTAGAAAAACTGGTTTTCATGTATCATGTATTGTGTCATCCCGGATGCTTGCAGTGAGCTTGTGCGTACATGGATTTTCGTGGCGAACAGTCTTGGGATTCGAAAACGCTTTGGAGATCTTGGAGTACTTTCTACTCTCGGTTTCACATTGGAAAGGGTATCGAAATAAAAATAGTTGAAACATCGTTCAGTTGCATTAACAATGCGTTGCATGGGCAAAGTATGGTCAAGTGCGTTCGAAAGCTTGCAGCATGCTTGGTGCACTGTTGCGTGCTCCTTCGATTTTCCAACTTCTTCGGAAAATGCAATTCGAAGGAGTATCTAGTGAACTGATTTCATAATTGGGTCATTCACCCTATCTCTGCTATtttttccattttcaatccCTTTCTTTAAAATCCATCGATTCAAAGAGATAGAAACAGAGAATCGAATTTAGACAAAATTTCGAGTGTCTGGAGAATTGTCTAGCACGTCGCGAAGCGTGGACGGAAGTGGAATCTCCAAGGCTTCCGTCGTCCTTGTCACATGTGAACGTTCGGGTCGAAGGTCAAGTTCAGTCACGAGGACGGTGAGAGCGTCGAAGACGGAAGAAGTTCTCACGGAGAAGCTTTCATGAAATATTCCACAAGGAAGCCGTATTGCATTTATAGCGAGCGATACCGTTCTTCCGTGGTAGTTGAGTGGGTGAGAGCTCCATTAATCCTGAGTCTCGCGAAATTTTCAACGGAGCTACTTTTCAAGGGTACCTCGATGCTCTCACGAATTCTGATTCTCGGCTCATTAGAGCTCAGCCTGGAATTTTTTCACACTTCCTTCTCTCTACACGCCCTCTTGGATTGAATTAACAATTCTGGGCTCCAGAGTGTACTAAACAAGTCTATTAAGACcactttttttgaaaataacatTTCATTTGTTCTCCACGTCAGATGTCAAAGTTTGGAATCACTTTCTATATGAAGGAATCGAAGGTTCCTTTGCTACACACATTATTCAGGTAACAATGAATGACACAAAGAGTGCTTTCAGCTGTTCATCCATCTTTCGATCATCTTCCAAGATCAAACAGTGATTAAAGTCTCTTGGAATTCCAGCTGAGATCAGGTCTCAATCTTGCCTCGAGTGATATCACTAAAAAAAAcacaatttcattttattaccTCTACCTTAAAATACAAGGTCGTAATAAACTTTGCAGCACATAAAGTTCCTTTTAATGAGTCATAAATTGCATAAATTGCATAGCTTTCTTCCTAAACTATCAATTACACTTTCTACTTTAATGTCTCCAAGCTCTGCTAAGATTTTACAACGTTGCGAtagaatttgaaataaaaaaactCTTCTCTCAGATTTCTCTAGGTGCTCAGAAAATAATCTTCCAATTAAAAGTCTCGAAATTTCTGATCGAACCTTGCCCCATCGACGAACCGTTAATTCTTTCGAGCCTCTGACGAGGATTCCTCCACGAGGAGCTTCCATCGACCCCGCATCGTTTCGTTATGCTAGAAAGCGCGCAAGAACCGTAAAAATTTCTGTGTCACCGATAGTCGTCCAGGGAATCCGATTTGCCTCGAGTCCTTCATTTCGGACGCGTTTCGCTCGTGCTCAGTCTCCTAAGTCCCTTGGAGTCTGTGGAACGATCGACATTCCGAGCCGCGCCCATTTTCAGCCCGTTGACTCGACGAGTTTTGCGTTTAGCCGCTACGAGTTACACGGTGCACCGCAATCGTATGCACTTCTCTTTTATGGGAATCGACGAGGCTCGAGAGAACGCGAGACTTTTCTCTGAAACGCGCGGTTTCGTCGTCGCACAGTTTTCTTTCGACTCTTTATTTGGGATGTCGCGAGGCAATGACCAAACCTATGTTTTTGCTGGGACGAGGTGTCTTAAAGGAGCGCGAAAGAAAGAAAGGACTTTTCAGAGTGATACTAGTAGTCTAATTAGGGGAATAAAAAATTAGGCTTAATAATCTTTGGGTTAGTTATAATCACTCTCTGATTCTAAACGAAACAAAGTCGAAAGTCATTTGTACCTGTTCCTCTACTCTTCCTCCGTTCATACCACAAACGCATCGCGAGTACGATCGCTCCCAGGGAGGAGATGGTGCAAGTAACATAACTGTACGTACGAGGATTCTCTGGCTGGATCGACGACGACGGGGGAGCCGACATTTTTATTCTAATGCGTACTCGCACCGGCTGCGATCGCCAAGGTAAACGCGCCACAGAGGCTCGCGCTAGTGAAAATAACAGAGGGGAGTACGTAATGCGTTCTATCGATACCTTGCTCACGCTAAGATCAAGAAATGCCGTGTTTTCTCGTTAGAGGCTCAAGGTTCACTCGCGATGAACTTGTTGAAAGACAGATATTAGTTGTTAATCGAGCGTTTCCAATTTATATCTAATGTTAAGTGAGTCCTAATCATACGAATTAGGTGGAATTTGTATTCCTGTGTATTGGTAGAGATAAAATATGCAGTTGTTTCTATTCTCCtttattatcaatcctcaaaaaacaCTTGCTCAGGTTTGCATGAGGCTCTACTAAAAGGTTCTTGGCACAACAGTGATTAACACGTGCACAGTCCCATGACCCACAAGTGGGTCAGGAGAATTCCTCACAATACCTGTTTTTTAGATCTCTGCTGCATTtctctttaaaaaaaataaactaTTCTCGACTATAGAAATGAATTCGTTCTCTAATTTCAATACTTTCTCAAGTATGGCAAGGGACGATGCATTGAAGTAGAAACGTTTCTTTCTTTTGGAAGAACTTTGAATCGCTCCGTGCGCCGACGAGCATACAGGAAGAAGTGTATAACTTGAAACCACGGTAAAAATagcttgaagaatgaagatcagAGGGCTCGTGTTCCAGCTCCAGCTGTATCGCGAAAGAAGCCACGCGTCGAGGCAACAAAATAGAACGGAATTCGCGCGTCCGCGCCTGAAAgccttgaatcctgagaacgagCCTTGGCTCTCGCTCGTCGACGTTCCATGTCGTTCGGTCACGCTCTGGAGAACCGAGTAACATCAGAAGGGTTATTCGCGATCGTAGTGCCCGTGTGATAGGAGCTTCATTAATTAAAGTGTCACTTCTTAGGTCTTCCTTGGACATTTTTTTCCAGAGAATCCATAGAACATTCTTCATTGAGCTTTTGCAGGCATGTTTCTTCATACTTCAGAAATATGGACAATTTTTTTGAGGTGTAAATAGGTAATCAAAGTTGCGAGAAGTATAGGTGGGAGTTGAATGCTCTTCTGATCCTTCGAGAACTTTAATTGCTGTTTGTACAGCCAACAAACTAAAGAAGCCAATCGCTGGACTGCCTCGGTGTCATTAGTTGATGCACAAAACAGGAATCGCAAGGCGAGTCGATTCTTCGGCTGATAAAAAGGTCGCTGTGACACGGATTCAGCTGTTGCGAAATCGCTTGTCCTCGGCAGCACGCACTGCTGGAATTCCGTACGATTTGTTGCGCCAGAGTATGTGTCGAGAAAATTGGTGTTGGAATTTTGATTAGTCATTGAACTCTGTCGTGATAGAGAGAATCAGTGATGAGGGTGAAAGCATTGGAATGCTGATCATAAATGAAACTATTTTTTTGTCTACAAAAGAGTCTAGGATTTCTGCCCACTGAATTTCAAgcgaaaacaaaaaatattcagCCAGTCTCCAGTTTGCAGAAATAAAATCTGTATAAGTATCCCATATCTTACTCTGACTATTCATAATTTATGTTTTATGTCGATTCACATACAGAATAAGAATGAAGTTGCAAGGGTAGCCAGTATATTAGGAACGATTGGAACGTCGTTTTCCACGTCAAACATTGTGCTGTGTACTTTCGTTATTACGCAAGTCGCGTGTCTCTCTATTCAAACGAGACTGTGCCTCAGACAGTGTCCTTTCGCGTATTTATCATCCACTTCTCGCTGTTGGGCGTGAAATAATTTTGCGCGTGGGCTCCTGTGTGCTCGGCGATCCATCATCCttgcaaagtggttgcaatcttTTTTACATATATGCTTCGAGCGTGAGAGTCACCATGAGCAAATCATTCTTTGAGTCAATCAGATGAAAAGGTATCTCATTAAGTATTCCAGAAAGTGAAGATGATTAAACTCATTGATAAAAACGGATAACAACAGGTGAATCTGAAGGCGCTGCACAAACCTACTGCAGCGTGTATAAATTGTACAGAACCATGTGTTTATGTCGACAGACACCAATTGAATTGCAATCGTAAGGCGTATAATTGCGCTTCCATTGAAGAAATCGTGACATAACCGGAAGATCGATTCAGGCCACGAATCGTAAAGGAACAGATAGCGTGCAAGGTCCTCGCAGTTTATTATAATACAAAACGGACCGACTGCACTTCCTTTTCTTTTTTGGCGAGGTGGATCATCAATTAACACCCTGATTAACGCGTGGGCTATAACGTTTACG from Calliopsis andreniformis isolate RMS-2024a chromosome 2, iyCalAndr_principal, whole genome shotgun sequence encodes:
- the Lqf gene encoding epsin homolog lqf isoform X4, with the translated sequence MPTMAMQKMRRQGQDVMQVNLAGIRRDIVNLAHNYSNAQKAVRKATSNDPWGPSSTLMAEIADLTYNVVAFTEIMQILWKRLNDHGKNWRHVYKALVLLEYLIKTGSEKVAQQCKENIFAIQTLKDFQYMEGFKDQGVNVREKAKQLVALLKDDERLRNERARALKAKERFAQSVSGFGSDGLDTMSPVSSDFQDWEPCRLGSEAATRPELEAARPQTVGEEELQLQLALAMSREEAEQEEQRRRSDDVRLQLALSQSQQDFKAPQSEKQSHMLDLLDVNLGEASGSSVQTDPWGVPITAPPPRPQPQNDPWSVPSASSTSPAIDPWTPVPPQRPATTIDPWQASAPSPVPVTSPPTADPWSPIPSTTEADTSKKQVGREGATSVSPSFNNSTLTQNIGFAPQTPQNIGFNLPTTSSATFNNTSNGFNGTGPSFNNFSMGNQNSSGASPLSDLDEFDLITNRNKPGSSPQTANNGGTLSPDPFDLGGMAETLPTSTGAVKKTPQSFLGENSALVNLDNLVSASAIKSATSTPAAFHWE
- the Lqf gene encoding epsin homolog lqf isoform X2; its protein translation is MPTMAMQKMRRQGQDVMQVNLAGIRRDIVNLAHNYSNAQKAVRKATSNDPWGPSSTLMAEIADLTYNVVAFTEIMQILWKRLNDHGKNWRHVYKALVLLEYLIKTGSEKVAQQCKENIFAIQTLKDFQYMEGFKDQGVNVREKAKQLVALLKDDERLRNERARALKAKERFAQSVSGFGSDGLDTMSPVSSDDWEPCRLGSEAATRPELEAARPQTVGEEELQLQLALAMSREEAEQEEQRRRSDDVRLQLALSQSQQDFKAPQSEKQSHMLDLLDVNLGEASGSSVQTDPWGVPITAPPPRPQPQNDPWSVPSASSTSPAIDPWTPVPPQRPATTIDPWQASAPSPVPVTSPPTADPWSPIPSTTEADTSKKQVGREGATSVSPSFNNSTLTQNIGFAPQTPQNIGFNLPTTSSATFNNTSNGFNGTGPSFNNFSMGNQNSSGASPLSDLDEFDLITNRNKPGSSPQTANNGGTLSPDPFDLGGMAETLPTSTGAVKKTPQSFLGENSALVNLDNLVSASAIKSATSTPAATMSYSANPFATATPPPPRPSINQIRQDPWAANTTTTANPFLS
- the Lqf gene encoding epsin homolog lqf isoform X3, with product MRRQGQDVMQVNLAGIRRDIVNLAHNYSNAQKAVRKATSNDPWGPSSTLMAEIADLTYNVVAFTEIMQILWKRLNDHGKNWRHVYKALVLLEYLIKTGSEKVAQQCKENIFAIQTLKDFQYMEGFKDQGVNVREKAKQLVALLKDDERLRNERARALKAKERFAQSVSGFGSDGLDTMSPVSSDFQDWEPCRLGSEAATRPELEAARPQTVGEEELQLQLALAMSREEAEQEEQRRRSDDVRLQLALSQSQQDFKAPQSEKQSHMLDLLDVNLGEASGSSVQTDPWGVPITAPPPRPQPQNDPWSVPSASSTSPAIDPWTPVPPQRPATTIDPWQASAPSPVPVTSPPTADPWSPIPSTTEADTSKKQVGREGATSVSPSFNNSTLTQNIGFAPQTPQNIGFNLPTTSSATFNNTSNGFNGTGPSFNNFSMGNQNSSGASPLSDLDEFDLITNRNKPGSSPQTANNGGTLSPDPFDLGGMAETLPTSTGAVKKTPQSFLGENSALVNLDNLVSASAIKSATSTPAATMSYSANPFATATPPPPRPSINQIRQDPWAANTTTTANPFLS
- the Lqf gene encoding epsin homolog lqf isoform X1, whose protein sequence is MPTMAMQKMRRQGQDVMQVNLAGIRRDIVNLAHNYSNAQKAVRKATSNDPWGPSSTLMAEIADLTYNVVAFTEIMQILWKRLNDHGKNWRHVYKALVLLEYLIKTGSEKVAQQCKENIFAIQTLKDFQYMEGFKDQGVNVREKAKQLVALLKDDERLRNERARALKAKERFAQSVSGFGSDGLDTMSPVSSDFQDWEPCRLGSEAATRPELEAARPQTVGEEELQLQLALAMSREEAEQEEQRRRSDDVRLQLALSQSQQDFKAPQSEKQSHMLDLLDVNLGEASGSSVQTDPWGVPITAPPPRPQPQNDPWSVPSASSTSPAIDPWTPVPPQRPATTIDPWQASAPSPVPVTSPPTADPWSPIPSTTEADTSKKQVGREGATSVSPSFNNSTLTQNIGFAPQTPQNIGFNLPTTSSATFNNTSNGFNGTGPSFNNFSMGNQNSSGASPLSDLDEFDLITNRNKPGSSPQTANNGGTLSPDPFDLGGMAETLPTSTGAVKKTPQSFLGENSALVNLDNLVSASAIKSATSTPAATMSYSANPFATATPPPPRPSINQIRQDPWAANTTTTANPFLS